A window of the Gemmatimonadota bacterium genome harbors these coding sequences:
- a CDS encoding glycosyltransferase family 2 protein, protein MTGIPTVSVVVPVHNEERNLGPLLEAVADSLGPLGLTYEVVFVDDGSADGSLARIRALIEREPRVVLVKLSRNFGHQRALSAGMRYARGECVITMDADLQHPPELLPTLIERWREGYDVVYTVRKDPKETPWIKRATSAGFYRILNAIARMHIPAGAADFRLLDRKIVDLLEEFPERNLFFRGLTSWMGFRQMAVPYTARPRLTGESQYSFTKMLRLAADGITSYTSFPLQLATMAGIAVAGLSFLYGTYAVSAWLFTEQTVPGWTSVLVSVLFLGGIQLISIGIVGAYVGQIFQEAKGRPRYLVESVENARER, encoded by the coding sequence ATGACAGGCATTCCAACGGTTTCGGTCGTGGTGCCGGTCCACAACGAGGAGAGGAATCTCGGTCCCCTGCTTGAGGCGGTAGCCGACTCCCTCGGGCCTCTGGGGCTCACGTACGAGGTCGTCTTCGTGGACGACGGGAGCGCGGACGGCTCTCTCGCGCGGATTCGCGCGCTGATCGAAAGGGAACCGAGGGTAGTTCTGGTGAAGCTCAGCCGAAACTTCGGACACCAGCGGGCGCTCAGCGCCGGGATGAGGTATGCGCGCGGGGAGTGCGTGATCACGATGGACGCCGACCTGCAGCATCCGCCGGAGCTCCTCCCGACCCTGATCGAACGGTGGCGTGAGGGCTACGACGTCGTGTACACGGTCCGGAAAGACCCGAAGGAGACCCCCTGGATCAAACGGGCCACCTCCGCTGGCTTCTATCGCATTCTCAACGCGATCGCGCGGATGCACATTCCGGCGGGTGCCGCCGATTTCCGGTTGTTGGATCGGAAGATCGTGGACCTGCTCGAGGAGTTTCCCGAGCGAAACCTGTTTTTTCGCGGCCTGACGAGCTGGATGGGTTTCCGTCAGATGGCCGTGCCCTACACGGCCCGCCCGCGGCTGACGGGAGAAAGCCAGTATTCGTTCACGAAGATGCTGCGACTCGCCGCGGACGGAATCACCTCCTACACGTCGTTCCCGCTCCAGTTGGCTACCATGGCGGGGATTGCGGTGGCCGGATTGAGCTTCCTCTATGGGACCTACGCGGTCTCGGCCTGGCTCTTCACGGAACAGACCGTTCCAGGTTGGACTTCCGTGCTTGTGTCCGTCCTCTTTCTGGGTGGGATCCAACTGATCAGCATCGGGATCGTCGGCGCGTATGTCGGACAGATCTTTCAGGAAGCTAAGGGACGTCCCCGGTACCTCGTGGAAAGCGTCGAGAACGCCCGAGAGAGATGA